The genomic region CTCGTCGCCACCCAAAGCCGGCTGCTGGCGCTGGAACAGAAGAACGCCCGCGAAAGGCTGGCCTGCTTCCTGCTGGAGATATCGGATCGGCTCGCGGGAGGGGACAACGCCTTCACCCTGCCCATGTCACGATACGATATCGCGGACTATCTCTGCCTGTCGTCGGAAACGGTGTGCCGCAACTTCGCCCAGTTCATGGCCAGCGGCATCATCAGCCTGCCCGAGCCGAAGCAGGTGCACATCCTGCGACGCGGCTCGCTGCAATTCATCGGCCTGTAGCCGAGGCCTGCGGGAGCGCCGTGCCGGCGCCCCCGCCCCCCGTTCAAAGCGCCTCGATGATGGTGACGTTGGCCAGCCCGCCGCCCTCGCACATGGTCTGCAGGCCATAGCGGCCGCCGCGCGCACGCAAGGCGTGGACCAGCGTGGCCATCAGCTTCGCCCCCGAAGCGCCCAAGGGATGGCCGAGCGCGATCGCCCCGCCATTGACGTTGAGCCGTGCCGGATCGGCACCGGTCGCCTGCAGCCAGGCCAGCGGAATCGGCGCGAAGGCCTCGTTCACCTCGTAGAGATCGATATCGGCGATCGACAGGCCCGCCCGTTGCAGGGCCCGGCGTGTCGCGGGAATCGGCTCTTCCAGCATGATGACCGGATCGCCCCCGGTGACGACGAGGGTATGGATGCGGGCAAGCGGGGTCAGGTTGTGGCGGCGCAGCGCGGTTTCGCTCGCCACCAGCAGGCCCGCCGCGCCGTCGCAGACCTGGCTGGCATTGGCGGCGGTGATGCGCCCCCCCTCCTGCAACGGCTTCACCGCCGCGATCGCCTCCGCCGTCGCATCAGGGCGGATGCCCTCGTCGTGCCGGTGCAGCGTCGTCGACCCGTCGGGGCCTTGCACCGGCAATGGCAGGATCTCGCGCAGGAAGGCGCCAGCCCCGGTCGCCGCGGCGGCGCGCCGGTGGCTCTCCAGCGCATAGACGTCGAGTTGCTCGCGGTCGAGCCCGTATTTCACGGCCACCATCTCGGCGCCGGAGAACTGCGAGAAGGTCTCCACGCCGTAGCGGTGCTGGATGCGCGGACTGAACGGGCCGACGCCGAGCCCGGCCTTCGCGTACAGGCTGCAGGGTGAGCCCATCGGCACCCGTGTCATGCTCTCCACCCCGGCGGCGATCACCAGGTCCTGCACGCCGGACATCACCGCCTGGGCGGCGAAATGCAGCGCCTGTTGCGAGGACCCGCATTGCCGGTCGATGGACACCGCCGGCACGCTGTCGGGCAGGGTCGAGGCGAGCACGGCGTTGCGGCCGATATGGGACGCCTGCTCCCCGGCCTGGCTGACGCACCCCATGATCACGTCGTCGATCGCCGCCGGATCGACGCCGGCATGCGCCACCAGCGCGCTCAGCACCTCGCCGGCCATGTCGGCGGGATGCCAGCCGGCGAGCCGGCCGCCGCGCCGGCCGCCGGCGGTGCGCAGGGCCGCGACGATATAGGCTTCGGGCATCATTTTTCTCCCTGGTACCGCGACCGCGTCAGCGGGGCGCCATGCGCAGCGCGCCGTCGATCCGGATGGTCTCGCCGTTCAGCATGGGATTGCCGATGATGCAGGCGACCAGATCGGCATATTCCGCCGGATCGCCGAGCCGCGGCGGAAACGGCACCTGCTGGCCAAGCGATTCCTGTGCCGCCGGCGGCAGCACCGAGAGCAGCGGTGTGAGGAACAGGCCCGGCGCCACCGTCACCACGCGGATGCGGTGCTGTGCGAGCTCGCGCGCCAGCGGCAGCGTCATGCCCACCACCCCACCCTTCGAGGCCGAATAGGCGGCCTGGCCGATCTGCCCGTCATAGGCCGCGATCGAGGCGGTGTTGATCGCGACCCCCCGCTCTTCTCCCACCGGCTCGGCGGCAGCGAGACGGGCGGCGAATTTCGAGAGGATGTTGAAGCTGCCGATCAGGTTGACTTCGATGACGCGGCGGAAGGTCTCCAATGGCTGCGGCTGGCCGTCGCGGCCGATGGCGCGCTGCGGAGTGCCGATGCCGGCGCAGTTCACCAGGATGCGCGCGACCCCATGGGCAGCCTCCGCCGCGGCGAGCGCCGCCTCCGCCGCCACCGGATCGGTCACGTCCAGGGGCTGGAACAGGCCGCCGGTCGCGCGCGCCTGCGCCTCGCCCCGTTCGACATCCCGGTCGAAGACGCTCACCCGCGCGCCACGGGCGGCCAGCAGGTCCGCCGTCGCCGCGCCCAGTCCCGAGGCCCCGCCGGTCACGATCGCAGCCATTCCTTCCAGTCGCACGCAAGCCGCTCCTTCCTGTTGGTGGGACCGGCGCCACGCGGCCTCCCGGTTCCATTGATGTTACTTGTTGGTATCGTGGTTACTCATGGGTATAATGCCGCCACATCGCCGCGGTCAACCGCCCGCCCCCCAGGAGACCAGATGCCATGACGCTGAACGTGCCGACGCCCGAGCACATGACCGACGGGGACCTCACGATCTTCCGCGATTCGGTGGTCCACTTCCTCGATCGCCACGCCCCGCCCGCCCGGATCGAGCAATGGCGGCACGACAAGGTGGTGGCGCGCGCATTATGGACGCGTGCGGGGGAAGCAAGCCTGCTCGGCCTGTCCACCGATGCCGATCATGGCGGTGCCGGCGGCGATTTCCGCCACGAGGTGGTGCTGATGGAAGAGGTCGCGCGGCGTGGCCTCGATGGCTGGGGGGTGACGCTGCACAACGCCATCGTCATGCCCTACATCAGCCATTACGGTACCGCCGAGCAGAAGGCGCGCTGGTTGCCGCAGCTCGCCAGCGGGGCCCGGGTCGGCGCGATCGCCATGACCGAACCGGGCGCCGGCTCCGACCTGCAGGGCGTGCGCACCACCGCGCGGCGGCGCGGCGAGGGCTATGTGCTGAACGGATCGAAGACCTTCATCACCAACGGCCAGACCGCCGAGCTGGTCATCGTGGTGGCGAAGACCGATCCCTCGCGTGGCGCCAAGGGAATCTCCCTGTTCGTCGTGGAAACCGAGGCCGCGACCGGCTTCGAGCGCGGCCGCAACCTCGACAAGATCGGGCTGGAGGCGGCGGACACCTCGGAGCTGTTCTTCAACGACGTGGCCCTGCCCGCGACCGCCCTGCTCGGCGGCGAGGAAGGTCGCGGCTTCGTGCAACTGATGGAGCAATTGCCACAGGAACGGCTGATCATCGCCGTGCAGGCCATGGCGATGATCGAGCGCGCGCTTGCCGTCACGCTCGATTACGTCCGGCAGCGCCACGCCTTCGGCCGCCCGGTCATCGACAACCAGGTCGTCGCCTTCCGCCTCGCCGAATGCAAGACCGAGGCGACGGTGGCGAAGGTGTTCGTCAATCACTGCGTCGGCCAGCACCTCGCCGGCAGGCTCGATGCGGCGACGGCGTCGATGGCCAAGTACTGGGTTACCGAGCTGCAGGGACGCATCATCGACACCTGCCTGCAGCTTCATGGCGGCTACGGCTACATGGACGAGTATCCGATCGCACGCATGTTC from Rhodovastum atsumiense harbors:
- a CDS encoding SDR family NAD(P)-dependent oxidoreductase, coding for MRLEGMAAIVTGGASGLGAATADLLAARGARVSVFDRDVERGEAQARATGGLFQPLDVTDPVAAEAALAAAEAAHGVARILVNCAGIGTPQRAIGRDGQPQPLETFRRVIEVNLIGSFNILSKFAARLAAAEPVGEERGVAINTASIAAYDGQIGQAAYSASKGGVVGMTLPLARELAQHRIRVVTVAPGLFLTPLLSVLPPAAQESLGQQVPFPPRLGDPAEYADLVACIIGNPMLNGETIRIDGALRMAPR
- a CDS encoding acyl-CoA dehydrogenase family protein, encoding MTLNVPTPEHMTDGDLTIFRDSVVHFLDRHAPPARIEQWRHDKVVARALWTRAGEASLLGLSTDADHGGAGGDFRHEVVLMEEVARRGLDGWGVTLHNAIVMPYISHYGTAEQKARWLPQLASGARVGAIAMTEPGAGSDLQGVRTTARRRGEGYVLNGSKTFITNGQTAELVIVVAKTDPSRGAKGISLFVVETEAATGFERGRNLDKIGLEAADTSELFFNDVALPATALLGGEEGRGFVQLMEQLPQERLIIAVQAMAMIERALAVTLDYVRQRHAFGRPVIDNQVVAFRLAECKTEATVAKVFVNHCVGQHLAGRLDAATASMAKYWVTELQGRIIDTCLQLHGGYGYMDEYPIARMFKDARVARIYGGTNEIMKLLIARTL
- a CDS encoding acetyl-CoA C-acetyltransferase, yielding MPEAYIVAALRTAGGRRGGRLAGWHPADMAGEVLSALVAHAGVDPAAIDDVIMGCVSQAGEQASHIGRNAVLASTLPDSVPAVSIDRQCGSSQQALHFAAQAVMSGVQDLVIAAGVESMTRVPMGSPCSLYAKAGLGVGPFSPRIQHRYGVETFSQFSGAEMVAVKYGLDREQLDVYALESHRRAAAATGAGAFLREILPLPVQGPDGSTTLHRHDEGIRPDATAEAIAAVKPLQEGGRITAANASQVCDGAAGLLVASETALRRHNLTPLARIHTLVVTGGDPVIMLEEPIPATRRALQRAGLSIADIDLYEVNEAFAPIPLAWLQATGADPARLNVNGGAIALGHPLGASGAKLMATLVHALRARGGRYGLQTMCEGGGLANVTIIEAL